A genomic stretch from Puntigrus tetrazona isolate hp1 chromosome 6, ASM1883169v1, whole genome shotgun sequence includes:
- the LOC122346748 gene encoding regulator of G-protein signaling protein-like codes for MRKKALCRLQSYWLPQFLHCCKSWLWRVPECQPIVEKYTAFSFPPAPSPSSRKRERRETNPTLSPAESYCSKLSKRLLWSSREPSAVRSQSSSICLWLPAAGQEHPQCSNIAHPPQRNAQTSAQAVVRHTCAQTPACQIPCRVNVRTPPSDVLSYLQPALSAEALAASPFRSYLRDQDLVEKQQMLDLLEDLDFFLQLVLKAQGEDPVCSQRQAAARQIIEKHLKENMPCCERLDSNTSQHLRSLLPSSAAVPWIYRAKYEICKELQDVYDSFLDAEDKALVSHLFQGSRGEDTEEELLFCGFETETEAHFTQTEALVLCGGCCSRLEPDALSQDSWALVGLQDPQGGGSLLHKYNTDASEESSSAAESDVTTPLVQDVPESKAKCSNNLQMKTLKKDSVVFEKPSTKPRSFEEVLASSQYAGHFRRFLQEHSADGALLFLQEAESLRTLEPKRQKAKIRAIVDKFFRRQDAKIQTDSTDSKIFIKERKRNDETTLFCLCMPPCGCLSPPAVEYLQCSADIISSVPKMDTLPPEVIFTVQHLVAKTLETTWFKQYQEAFYSCSPVSSESNLRRPLLLHKLKTNAWTAFSTFIRSVTKFLSALEDRDFRTEFEDYLIHDYKHFSQPCCVRSKAQQSSDISSDGEKFKPKMRSVKNKMVVADFLVNDLSFYMECERFRHLADAGDIMASEGMYSENDYATLHQKAELIISVFLHSNLSPKLMINTSEAQKDSILQRFASRKVDRTLFYPAMMEVFPVLVFCWKKFCCLKVMKRLYPAQAPRKQKASSLLQEQHPLNVLREIKTVRSSEGKIILY; via the exons ATGAGAAAGAAAGCTCTGTGCCGGCTGCAGTCGTATTGGCTTCCTCAGTTCTTACACTGCTGTAAATCCTGGCTGTGGCGTGTGCCTGAATGTCAACCCATTGTAGAGAAATACACAGCTTTCTCCTTCCCTCCCGCTCCATCTCCCTCCTCACGTAAGCGTGAGCGCCGCGAGACGAATCCCACGCTGAGCCCTGCTGAATCCTACTGCAGTAAACTCAGCAAACGGCTCCTGTGGAGTTCACGTGAGCCGAGCGCAGTCCGTTCTCAGTCGAGCAGCATCTGCTTGTGGCTTCCAGCAGCCGGCCAGGAGCATCCGCAGTGCTCAAACATAGCGCATCCTCCTCAGAGAAACGCACAAACCTCTGCCCAAGCTGTTGTCCGTCACACATGCGCCCAAACCCCAGCGTGTCAGATCCCCTGCCGCGTGAACGTTCGTACTCCACCGTCGGACGTCCTCAGCTATCTCCAGCCGGCCCTGTCTGCAGAGGCTCTGGCTGCAAGCCCTTTCAGGTCTTATCTGAGAGACCAAGACCTGGTGGAGAAGCAGCAGATGCTGGATCTCTTGGAGGATCTGGACTTTTTCCTCCAGCTGGTTCTAAAGGCACAAGGAGAAGATCCGGTCTGCTCACAGAGACAGGCGGCGGCTCGGCAGATAATAGAGAAGCACCTGAAAGAGAACATGCCCTGCTGTGAACGACTGGATTCAAACACCAGCCAGCATCTGCGCTCTCTTTTACCCAGCAGTGCCGCTGTCCCGTGGATTTACAGGGcgaaatatgaaatatgcaag GAGCTACAAGATGTTTACGACTCATTTCTAGATGCGGAAGATAAAGCCCTAGTGTCTCACCTG TTTCAGGGCTCCCGCGGCGAGGACACTGAAGAAGAGCTGCTGTTCTGTGGTTTTGAGACAGAAACAGAAGCTCACTTCACTCAGACGGAGGCGTTGGTGTTGTGCGGAGGATGCTGTAGTCGTCTCGAGCCTGACGCTCTGTCTCAGGACAGCTGGGCTTTAGTGGGCCTGCAGGACCCGCAGGGAGGAGGATCACTGCTGCACAAGTACAACACCG ACGCTTCTGAAGAGTCATCGAGCGCAGCGGAGAGCGATGTTACAACACCCCTCGTTCAAG ATGTGCCCGAATCTAAAGCAAAGTGTTCTAATAATCTCCAGATGAAAACCTTAAAAAAGGACAGCGTTGTTTTCGAAAAGCCTTCTACAAAACCCAG GTCATTTGAAGAGGTCCTCGCATCATCTCAGTACGCCGGTCACTTCAGACGGTTTCTGCAGGAGCACAGCGCGGACGGAGCGCTGCTCTTCCTTCAGGAAGCTGAATCTCTGCGCACCCTCGAACCCAAGCGACAAAAGGCCAAAATCCGTGCCATTGTAGACAAATTCTTTCGCCGACAAGATGCCA AGATTCAAACTGACAGTACtgacagtaaaatatttattaaagaaagaaaacgaaATGATGAAACGACGCTGTTCTGCTTGTGCATGCCCCCCTGTGGCTGTCTGTCTCCCCCTGCAGTGGAGTACCTGCAGTGCAGCGCTGACATCATCAGCAGTGTGCCAAAGATGGACACGCTTCCTCCGGAGGTCATCTTCACCGTTCAGCACCTGGTTGCCAAGACCCTGGAGACCACGTG GTTCAAACAATATCAGGAAGCATTTTACTCTTGTTCCCCCGTATCCTCTGAGTCGAATCTGAGACGTCCGCTGCTGCTGCACAAACTG AAAACGAATGCTTGGACGGCTTTCAGCACATTCATCCGCAGCGTGACCAAGTTTCTGTCTGCCCTGGAGGACCGCGACTTCAGGACTGAGTTTGAAGACTATCTGATACACGACTACAAGCACTTCTCACAGC CTTGTTGCGTCCGCTCCAAAGCCCAGCAGTCTTCTGATATCAGCAGCGACGGAGAGAAGTTTAAACCCAAGATGCGAAGCGTCAAAAACAAAATGGTTGTAGCAGACTTCTTGGTCAACGACCTTTCCTTCTACATGGAGTGTGAGAG GTTCAGGCATTTGGCGGACGCAGGTGATATAATGGCATCGGAGGGCATGTACAGTGAGAATGATTACGCCACGCTTCACCAGAAGGCTGAGCTGATCATCAGTGTATTTCTTCACTCAAATCTCTCTCCAAAGCTCATG ATCAACACTAGTGAGGCTCAGAAAGACAGCATACTGCAGCGCTTTGCCTCGAGGAAGGTGGACCGAACTCTCTTCTATCCCGCTATGATGGAAGTGTTTCCGGTTCTCGTCTTCTGCTGGAAAAA GTTTTGTTGTCTGAAGGTGATGAAGCGTCTGTATCCCGCCCAAGCACCGAGGAAACAGAAAGCGTCCTCGCTCCTCCAGGAACAACATCCTTTAAACGTCCTGCGGGAGATAAAGACGGTCAGATCCAGTGAAGGTAAGATCATCCTGTACTAA